One Streptomyces sp. B21-105 genomic region harbors:
- a CDS encoding cupin domain-containing protein, whose amino-acid sequence MRRVVTGRDANGRSVVTSDGPIPRSREFTSLPGWVSRLPWATEPGEPVSRRGEDPTPRITSLLPAPGGTRFIVLTFPPDSAMADPSFDPVAFDEEQRADSPGIADLMEPDGMHTTPTVDYGLVLQGEIVLELDDGRCTRLSAGDLVIQNGTRHAWRNRSDEPVTMAFVLVGANHDD is encoded by the coding sequence ATGCGCAGAGTCGTCACCGGCCGCGACGCGAACGGCAGGTCGGTCGTCACCAGCGACGGACCGATCCCGCGCAGCCGCGAGTTCACCAGCCTTCCGGGCTGGGTGTCCCGCCTGCCCTGGGCCACCGAGCCCGGCGAACCGGTCAGCCGCAGGGGCGAGGACCCCACGCCGAGGATCACGAGCCTGCTCCCGGCGCCCGGCGGCACCCGGTTCATCGTGCTGACCTTCCCGCCGGACAGCGCCATGGCCGATCCGTCGTTCGATCCCGTCGCCTTCGACGAGGAGCAGCGCGCCGACTCGCCGGGCATCGCGGACCTCATGGAGCCCGACGGCATGCACACGACGCCGACCGTCGACTACGGCCTCGTGCTGCAGGGCGAGATCGTCCTCGAACTGGACGACGGCCGGTGCACCCGACTGTCGGCCGGTGACCTCGTCATCCAGAACGGCACCCGGCACGCGTGGCGCAACCGCAGTGACGAACCGGTGACCATGGCCTTCGTCCTCGTCGGCGCGAACCACGACGACTGA
- a CDS encoding PucR family transcriptional regulator produces MSENHHAAPGPGTDGPDASLPGRDMDAVGRPLTVADVLALPVLTAGQPQVVAGVAGLDRPVRWVHITELTDPASFLKGGELVLTTGMPLPEDAVGVRRYVDELADVDAAALVIELVRRYHRPPDALVHACQARGLPLVTLAKDVNFLEVTQVVHALILGNQADAMRRTQHIHEAFTALTLRGAGPEDVVRAAADMSGHPVVLENLVHQALICEPSGSTTEAALADWERRSRATPPADHTVVSGPEDWLVAPVEYQGARWGRVAMLPTTPDTSSPSPFGPEDVTVLERTAMAITIARLIHPTPWERTAHRNTLRDLVEQRHRSPTDARARVAALGLPTENTSFIAVLADIPAKDDTAKTESRLSEELRTSGIQALVGHLTPTRLGILLALRPSQPWRPTVEHLSRTSLDLAPTATVSVGSEATDLAHVARSFREAARVAEATRPGQPLPAGRSFHERSDIGLARLLFALRDDTRIQDYAERQLGRLVDHDTRHGTDLLTTLRHYLDAAGNKTIAARSSGLSRETVYQRLRTIERILDCDLESGEQRTGLHVALTALDVLRIH; encoded by the coding sequence GTGAGCGAGAACCACCACGCGGCTCCAGGGCCCGGCACCGACGGCCCTGACGCCTCCCTGCCGGGCCGGGACATGGACGCGGTCGGCAGGCCGCTCACCGTGGCCGACGTACTGGCGCTTCCCGTCCTCACCGCCGGACAGCCCCAGGTCGTCGCCGGCGTGGCCGGGCTCGACCGCCCCGTCCGCTGGGTCCACATCACCGAGCTGACCGACCCCGCCTCCTTCCTCAAGGGCGGCGAACTCGTCCTCACCACCGGAATGCCCCTGCCCGAGGACGCGGTCGGCGTACGCCGTTACGTGGACGAACTCGCCGACGTCGACGCGGCAGCCCTGGTCATCGAGCTGGTCCGCCGGTACCACCGCCCGCCGGACGCGCTCGTCCACGCCTGCCAGGCCCGTGGCCTCCCCCTCGTGACCTTGGCCAAGGACGTCAACTTCCTGGAGGTCACCCAGGTGGTCCACGCACTCATCCTCGGCAACCAGGCCGATGCGATGCGCCGGACCCAGCACATCCACGAAGCGTTCACCGCGCTCACGCTGCGCGGGGCCGGCCCCGAGGACGTCGTACGTGCCGCGGCGGACATGAGCGGCCACCCGGTCGTGCTGGAGAACCTGGTCCACCAGGCACTGATCTGCGAGCCTTCCGGCAGCACCACGGAAGCCGCACTGGCCGACTGGGAACGGCGCTCCCGGGCCACTCCACCTGCCGATCACACAGTTGTGTCCGGCCCCGAGGACTGGCTCGTGGCACCCGTGGAATACCAGGGCGCACGCTGGGGCCGCGTGGCCATGCTCCCCACCACACCCGACACATCGTCTCCGAGCCCCTTCGGCCCCGAAGACGTCACGGTCCTCGAAAGGACCGCGATGGCCATCACCATCGCCCGCCTCATCCACCCCACACCCTGGGAACGCACCGCCCACCGCAACACCTTGCGCGATCTCGTCGAACAGCGCCACCGCTCCCCCACGGACGCCCGCGCCCGTGTCGCCGCACTGGGCCTGCCCACCGAGAACACCTCCTTCATCGCCGTACTCGCGGACATCCCCGCCAAGGACGACACCGCGAAAACCGAAAGCCGCCTCTCCGAAGAACTGAGGACGTCAGGAATCCAGGCACTCGTCGGCCACCTCACCCCCACTCGCCTCGGCATCCTGCTGGCGCTGCGCCCCTCCCAACCCTGGCGCCCCACGGTCGAGCACCTGAGCCGCACCTCGCTGGACCTGGCCCCCACGGCGACCGTGAGTGTCGGCTCCGAGGCCACGGACCTCGCTCACGTCGCCCGCTCCTTCCGCGAGGCAGCCCGCGTCGCCGAGGCCACCCGGCCCGGCCAGCCCCTCCCCGCGGGCCGCTCCTTTCACGAACGGTCCGACATCGGTCTGGCCCGTCTGCTGTTCGCCCTCCGTGACGACACCCGCATCCAGGACTACGCCGAACGACAGCTCGGCCGCCTGGTCGACCACGACACCCGCCACGGCACCGACCTCCTGACCACCTTGCGCCACTACCTGGACGCGGCCGGCAACAAGACGATCGCCGCCCGCTCCAGCGGTCTGTCCCGGGAGACCGTCTACCAACGCCTGCGCACGATCGAGCGGATACTCGACTGCGACCTGGAATCCGGCGAACAGCGCACCGGACTCCACGTGGCGCTTACGGCACTCGACGTTCTGCGGATCCACTGA
- a CDS encoding aspartate aminotransferase family protein, with translation MTALSPHLRQATPVSAVRGEGVHLYGEDGRRYLDFTAGIGVTSTGHCHPKVVAAAQEQVGTLIHGQYTTVMHQPLRQLVDKLGEVLPTGLDSLFFTNSGSEAVEAALRLARQATGRPNVVVCHGGFHGRTVAAAAMTTSGTRFRSGFSPLMSGVVVTPFPSAYRYGWDEETATRFALKELDYTLQTISSPADTAAIIVEPVLGEGGYVPATRAFLEGLRERADRHGFLLILDEVQTGVGRTGRFWGHDHFGVTPDILVTAKGLASGFPISGIAASEELMAKAWPGSQGGTYGANAVACAAACATLDVVREERLVENAEAMGARLRQGLEAVADRTPAIGDVRGLGLMLATEFVTEDGSPDPETAARVQRAAVDEGLLLLLCGAWNQVVRMIPALVIDETAVDEGLQAWAAAVEAGTSGATAR, from the coding sequence ATGACCGCACTGTCGCCGCACCTTCGCCAGGCCACGCCCGTGAGCGCGGTGCGGGGCGAGGGCGTCCACCTGTACGGCGAGGACGGTCGCCGCTACCTCGACTTCACCGCCGGCATCGGCGTCACCAGCACCGGACACTGCCACCCCAAGGTCGTCGCGGCAGCCCAGGAGCAGGTCGGCACCCTCATCCACGGCCAGTACACGACGGTCATGCACCAGCCCCTGCGGCAGCTCGTCGACAAGCTCGGCGAGGTGCTGCCGACCGGCCTGGACAGCCTGTTCTTCACCAACTCCGGCAGCGAGGCGGTGGAGGCCGCGCTGCGGCTGGCCCGCCAGGCCACCGGCCGCCCGAACGTCGTCGTGTGCCACGGCGGCTTCCACGGCCGTACGGTGGCCGCCGCCGCCATGACCACCTCCGGCACCCGCTTCCGGTCCGGTTTCTCCCCGCTGATGAGCGGGGTGGTCGTCACCCCCTTCCCGTCGGCCTACCGGTACGGCTGGGACGAGGAGACCGCGACCCGTTTCGCCCTGAAGGAGCTGGACTACACACTCCAGACGATCTCCTCGCCCGCCGACACGGCCGCGATCATCGTCGAGCCGGTGCTGGGCGAGGGCGGCTACGTGCCCGCGACCCGTGCTTTCCTCGAAGGTCTGCGCGAGCGGGCGGACCGGCACGGCTTCCTGCTGATCCTGGACGAGGTGCAGACCGGCGTGGGCCGCACAGGCCGCTTCTGGGGCCACGACCACTTCGGTGTCACTCCGGACATCCTCGTCACCGCTAAGGGCCTGGCCAGCGGCTTCCCGATCTCCGGCATCGCGGCCTCCGAGGAGCTGATGGCGAAGGCGTGGCCTGGCTCGCAGGGCGGTACGTACGGCGCCAACGCGGTGGCGTGCGCGGCGGCCTGCGCCACTTTGGACGTCGTTCGCGAGGAGAGGCTCGTCGAGAACGCCGAGGCGATGGGAGCGCGGCTGCGGCAGGGCCTGGAGGCGGTCGCCGACCGGACACCGGCCATCGGGGACGTACGCGGCCTCGGGCTGATGCTGGCCACCGAGTTCGTCACCGAGGACGGCAGCCCCGACCCCGAGACCGCCGCCCGCGTACAGCGTGCCGCGGTCGACGAGGGCCTGCTGCTGTTGCTGTGCGGCGCCTGGAACCAGGTCGTGCGCATGATCCCGGCGCTGGTGATCGACGAGACGGCGGTGGACGAGGGGCTCCAGGCGTGGGCGGCCGCGGTGGAGGCCGGGACGTCGGGAGCGACGGCACGATGA
- a CDS encoding FAD-binding and (Fe-S)-binding domain-containing protein: MSDVLVRLTARLAETAPGLRVETGPGTGPYAYDASNYRVPPQAVAFPRGADDVVAVVRACRETGVAVTARGGGTSMAGNAVGPGVVLDFSRYMNRILDIDPEASTARVEAGVVLDALQSATALHGLAFGPDPSSHSRCTLGGMIGNDACGNRSVRHGRTGSHIEALEIVMADGVRAVADRAGLHPVDPAEADRVAGLEADVRRLINADLAPIRTELGRIPRQVSGYQLHHLLPENGFDMARALVGTEGSCAVVTAATVRLVATAQASALLTLGYDDVVDAAEDVPEILRWDPTAVEGMDEAIVDTMRARRGPDSVTGLPEGRAWLYVELDGDDEATVNARAAELLDVLEAQGRMTGGRVVASPAERRSLWRVREDGAGLAARLVDGGESWPGWEDSAVAPEDLAGYLRDFRKLLAAHGLTGVMYGHFGAGCVHVRIDFDLASDEGRVAARRFLQEAAALVVEHGGTLSGEHGDGRARGELLEVMYSHRMIRAFAAFKEVFDPDGLLNPGVIVAPAPLDADLALHQIQPLATEFTFPHDEDGFAGAARRCVGVGRCRSDAGGVMCPSYRATGEENDSTRGRARMLQEMVRGETVKDGWRSTEVKDALDLCLSCKACSSDCPVGVDMATYKAEFLHHHYKGRIRPRSHYSLGWLPLTSALAGFAARPINALLRGPLGRLLARLGGVTTKRTIPAFASRRTRREVLRAAKTEEPAKALLFVDSFTRAFRPQVAGAASRVLADAGICTTVEDGLCCGLTWVSTGQLSVARRIMARTVAHLDNGDERPIIVAEPSCAAALARDVPELLGTDAARRIAARVHTFTGALTDLAEPGWTPPPLPEDIVLQTHCHEYATFKGRRPADLLRRLGVRKVDEAEGCCGLAGNFGFEEQHYDTSMAVADLALKPRLDGAGARTAVVADGFSCATQIDHLAGDRGVRALHLAELLDPAVDHLVDRPGVTS, translated from the coding sequence ATGAGCGACGTCCTCGTGCGGCTGACCGCCCGGCTCGCCGAGACCGCTCCCGGCCTGCGGGTGGAGACCGGGCCCGGGACCGGCCCCTACGCCTACGACGCCTCCAACTACCGCGTTCCGCCACAGGCCGTGGCCTTCCCCCGCGGTGCCGACGACGTGGTCGCGGTGGTGCGGGCCTGCCGGGAGACGGGCGTTGCGGTCACCGCGCGCGGCGGCGGCACCAGCATGGCGGGCAACGCGGTCGGGCCGGGTGTCGTCCTGGACTTCTCCCGGTACATGAACCGCATCCTGGACATCGACCCGGAGGCGTCGACGGCGCGGGTGGAGGCCGGTGTGGTCCTCGACGCGCTGCAGAGTGCGACCGCCCTGCACGGCCTCGCCTTCGGCCCCGACCCGTCCTCGCACAGCCGCTGCACCCTCGGCGGCATGATCGGCAACGACGCGTGCGGGAACCGGTCCGTGCGACACGGGCGGACCGGCAGCCACATCGAGGCGCTGGAGATCGTCATGGCGGACGGCGTGCGAGCCGTCGCGGACCGCGCCGGGCTGCACCCGGTCGACCCTGCGGAGGCGGATCGCGTCGCCGGCCTCGAAGCGGACGTACGTCGCCTGATCAACGCCGACCTGGCTCCGATCCGCACCGAACTGGGCCGCATTCCGCGCCAGGTCTCCGGATACCAGTTGCATCACCTGCTGCCGGAGAACGGCTTCGACATGGCCCGCGCCCTGGTCGGCACCGAGGGTTCCTGTGCGGTCGTCACCGCCGCGACGGTCCGCCTGGTGGCGACCGCACAGGCTTCGGCACTGCTGACCCTCGGCTACGACGACGTCGTGGACGCCGCGGAGGACGTCCCGGAGATCCTGCGCTGGGATCCCACCGCCGTGGAGGGCATGGACGAGGCGATCGTCGACACCATGCGTGCGCGGCGCGGGCCGGACTCCGTCACCGGGCTGCCGGAGGGACGTGCCTGGTTGTACGTCGAGCTCGACGGCGACGACGAGGCCACGGTGAACGCCCGTGCGGCCGAGCTCCTCGACGTGCTCGAGGCGCAGGGCCGGATGACCGGCGGCCGGGTCGTGGCGAGCCCGGCAGAGCGGCGCTCGCTGTGGCGGGTCCGCGAGGACGGCGCCGGTCTGGCCGCCCGTCTCGTCGACGGCGGGGAGTCCTGGCCAGGCTGGGAGGACTCGGCGGTCGCCCCCGAGGATCTGGCCGGCTACCTGCGGGACTTCCGCAAGCTGCTGGCTGCGCACGGGCTGACCGGCGTGATGTACGGGCACTTCGGCGCCGGCTGCGTCCACGTGCGCATCGACTTCGACCTCGCCTCGGACGAGGGCCGCGTCGCCGCCCGCCGCTTCCTCCAGGAGGCCGCCGCCCTGGTCGTCGAGCACGGCGGGACGCTGTCAGGTGAGCACGGTGACGGGCGGGCGCGCGGTGAGCTGCTGGAGGTCATGTACAGCCACCGGATGATCCGGGCTTTCGCCGCCTTCAAGGAGGTCTTCGACCCCGACGGGCTGCTGAACCCGGGCGTCATCGTCGCTCCGGCCCCGCTCGACGCCGACCTCGCGCTGCACCAGATCCAGCCCCTGGCGACGGAGTTCACCTTCCCGCACGACGAGGACGGCTTCGCGGGCGCGGCCCGGCGCTGTGTCGGCGTCGGCCGCTGCCGCAGCGACGCGGGCGGCGTGATGTGTCCCAGCTACCGGGCCACGGGAGAGGAGAACGACTCCACAAGGGGCCGCGCCCGGATGCTCCAGGAGATGGTGCGCGGTGAGACGGTGAAGGACGGCTGGCGCTCGACCGAGGTCAAGGACGCCCTCGATCTGTGCCTGTCGTGCAAGGCGTGCTCCAGTGACTGTCCGGTGGGCGTCGACATGGCCACGTACAAGGCCGAGTTCCTGCACCACCACTACAAGGGGCGCATCAGGCCCCGCTCCCACTACTCGCTCGGCTGGCTGCCCCTGACCTCCGCCCTCGCGGGTTTCGCGGCCCGCCCGATCAACGCCCTGCTGCGCGGCCCGCTCGGCAGGCTGCTCGCCCGTCTCGGCGGCGTGACCACGAAGCGCACCATCCCTGCGTTCGCCTCCCGCCGCACCCGGCGCGAGGTGCTGCGCGCGGCGAAGACGGAAGAACCGGCGAAGGCCCTGCTCTTCGTCGACAGCTTCACCCGTGCCTTCCGCCCCCAGGTGGCCGGGGCCGCCAGTCGCGTCCTCGCCGACGCGGGCATCTGCACTACGGTGGAGGACGGCCTGTGCTGCGGCCTGACCTGGGTCAGCACCGGCCAGCTGTCCGTGGCGCGCCGCATCATGGCCCGTACGGTCGCCCACCTGGACAACGGCGACGAGCGGCCCATCATCGTGGCCGAGCCCAGCTGCGCCGCCGCCCTCGCACGCGACGTCCCCGAACTCCTCGGCACCGACGCCGCCCGCCGGATCGCCGCTCGCGTCCACACCTTCACCGGCGCCCTGACCGACCTGGCCGAGCCGGGCTGGACGCCGCCGCCGCTGCCCGAGGACATCGTGCTCCAGACCCACTGCCACGAGTACGCCACCTTCAAGGGCCGCCGCCCCGCCGACCTGCTGCGCCGGCTCGGCG